Proteins from one Scleropages formosus chromosome 14, fSclFor1.1, whole genome shotgun sequence genomic window:
- the LOC108942660 gene encoding protein FAM237A-like: MDSNGFMVRLARVVLLGLACVVPLQGQGLGQVDPLTLSRVDPQCWESSTALLLELRTPRIADSVPAFWDLMLLLKSSDNLKHGALFWDLARLFWDIYVDCVLSRTHGLGRRQLTTSQQRITAMYSLVTDQSYVHVSQSNFHDVPDQDPSTSSHTELLGIHQQRHGTKRNSAS; the protein is encoded by the exons ATGGACAGTAATGGATTCATGGTGCGCTTGGCCAGGGTCGTACTCCTGGGTCTTGCATGTGTGGTTCCGCTGCAAGGGCAGGGCCTGGGTCAGGTGGACCCCCTCACGCTGAGCCGGGTCGACCCGCAGTGCTGGGAGTCATCCACCGCCCTGCTGCTGGAGCTACGAACCCCTCGTATTGCAGACAGCGTGCCGGCTTTCTGGGACCTGATGCTCCTTCTCAAGTCCTCAGACAACCTGAAGCACGGGGCTCTGTTCTGGGACCTGGCACGGCTTTTCTGGGACATCTACGTGGACTGCGTTCTGTCCCGGACCCACGGACTGGGACGCCGGCAGCTGACCACGTCGCAGCAGCGGATCACTGCAATGTACTCGCTCGTCACTGACC AGTCCTACGTGCATGTTTCACAAAGTAACTTCCATGACGTCCCTGATCAAGATCCAAGTACCTCAAGTCACACTGAACTTCTTGGAATCCATCAGCAGCGCCATGGTACCAAGAGGAATTCCGCTTCTTAA